Genomic DNA from Acidobacteriota bacterium:
CCGTCCAGGGGCCGTCCATCGCCGGGGGGGAGCCCCCCCCCGGACCGCGCCGGAGCTCGTCGGCCGTCATCCGCCGGTAGTAGTGGCGCCGCTCCCACCACGCCCCCTCCATCGGCTCCCCGAGGGTGTTGACCCCCATCGCCCCGATCTCCCCCCCGGCGGGCTGCCGTTCCCCCGGCGTGGCCAGGGTGTGCGTCAGGATGTCGTAATAATCGCTCAACTTGCGCGACCGGGCGTCCTCCACCGGCAGCGGCGCCGGCTCCCGCACGAGCGGGTCGTCCCCGTAGAATTTCACGCACACCCCCTCCCCGGGGAGGAGGGCCATGAGGATCAGGATCGCCGGGAGTCTCTTCACACCCACCTCAGTAGAGCGGTTGCCGGGTGCCGGCGCCGAACAGGCGCGGCAGAAACGCGTCGTTGAACTTCAGCCAGACCACCGCCCCCTCCTCGCTGACCCCGATGTCGATCCGGGTGAAGGTCCGGTTCCGGGCGTTGAAGCGGAAGCCGATGCCGCCGGAGGTCCGCAGCCCCGAAAGGCCCCAGTGCCCCCACGAGGGCATCGTCTTGCCCGCGTCGAAGAAGAGGGCGCCGTCCAGGCCCGAGAAGATCTCCCAGCGGTACTCGGCGTTGTAGACGATGGCGTTCGGCCCCGTGAAGCGGTAGGGGCGGAAACCCCTCAGGTCGTCCGACCCGCCGAGGGAGGGCTGGAGGTAAAAGGGCACCCGCTGCCCGTCGCCGGGGTTGGTCAGGGTCGCGCGCGCGCGCAGGGCGAAGCGGCGGCTCCGGTTGAAGAAGGGGAGGTACTGCTGCACGTCGACGTCCCAGCGCCCGAAGCCGTAGGCGCCGAGCGACCGGTCCCGGTGCCAGGTGTACTCCGTGACGTAGTTCCCCCCCGCCTTGGGCCCCTCGGGGTCGTCCCGGTAATCGAACTGGCCGAAGACGCTCGACAGAAAGTAGTCCGGCTGCCGGTCGAGGCCGGGGGCGGAAGCCTCCCCGAAGACCTCTTCGATGCTGCGGATGTCCTCCCCGCCGCCGATGTCGTCCCCCTCCCCGGGGCCGATGTCGGGCCAGAGGGCGCCCAGGCTCCCCCCGAGGCGGAAACGGCGCGCGGGGCGCCAGCCCGCCCTCAGTTCCAGGCTGGTGTCCCGGAGCCGGTAGGCGGTGCGGTCGCCGCGCGAGGCGCGGGCGCCCAGGCCGTAAAACTCGAGCGCCCGGTAGTCCCTCCGGATCGCCTCCGCCTCGACGACGAGGCGGCCCCCGGCCAGGCGGGGGGCGGCCACGCTCGCCTGGTACTTCTGCCACAGGTGGGTGGAAAGGGAGGCCGAGGCCTCGACCCGCAGCCGCCCGTCGGCGAGGTCGCGCCGGGAAAACCTCGGCCCCGCGGCGAACCCGCTCCCCGTGGCCAGGCCCCCCATCTGGAAGCGCAACCCGTTGTAGCCGGCAGCCAGCCGCTCGAGCACCTTGCGTTCCTTGAACTGGAGCGCGATATCCTCTATCCGGGAGACGGTTTCCGGCCGGAGCGCGCGGGCCTTCACTTCCCGCTCCGCCGCGATCTCCCCCGCCCTTGTCTGCGCCGGCGCGTCCCGGCCCGGGGCGCCGAGGGCCGCGGGGGCGAGGATCGGGGCGCCGAGGATCAGGGCACACAGGACGGCTGCGGGCGGTCGGAGCTTCATCGGCATTCGGGCGTCTCGAGCCTGAGGCGGAAAGTGATGGGATAATGGTCGCTGGCCTCGACCTCCCGGTGCACCCGCGCGCGTTCCACCTCCACGGGTCCGCGGACAAAAACCCAGTCGAGCGCCTGCCCGCGCCGGGTGGTGACCTCCCCCCCGGCCGCGGCCCGGAACCCCGCGTCGAGGAGGGCCCGGACGACGGGGGAGTCCTCCTCGCGGGTATTGAGGTCGCCCGCGACGAGGATGGGGGTTCCGGCGGGGTGGCGCCCCAGGTCGGCCAGCACCTCCTCCATCTCGCGGAGCCTGAGCGTTTCCTCCCCCCGGCTTTCCAGGTGGACGTTGTAGACCACGAGGCGGCGCCCCCCTTCCCCCAGCTGCAGGGCCAGGGCGTTACGCCCCCCCCGCCGCCGCTGCATGAAGGCCCAGTTGGGCAGGTACCAGCGGGGGCGCCAGAAGTCGCTCTGCGCGCGGAAGCGGAGGATGCGGGCGGAGGAGACGGGGAGGCGCGTCAGCACCGCCTGCCCGTGCCAGGCCGGACGACGGCTGGACCCCTGCCCCAGTTCCTCGAACTCGGGGGCGAAAAGGTACTGCACCCCCAGCCTGGAGGCGAGGGTGCCGGCCACGTCCACGCGGCCGGAGCGGGAGGCGTCGAGATCGACCTCCTGCAGCAGGGCGAGCGCCGGACGGTGCTCCTCGAGGAAGCCCGCGACGCCCGGCAGGTTCTCCCCCCGTTCGATGTTCCAGCTGACCGCGTCCAGCGCACACTCCATCCCCCCCTCGGGGGGCGGCCCGCCGCGCCCGATCCTCTCGAGCGGGTCGCCGTCGGAGGCCGGGGCGACGGCGGATGCGGCCAGCAGGACCAGCAGCGGTTTCCAGTGTCTCATGACTCCCTATTATGCCGCCATCGGGGGCGGGAGCGAACCGGAATCTGCGGGAAGGGGGCGCGCTGCACGAACCCTTGACATTGTGCGCTTTAAAGGTTATTTATTGTGACTTATATCTCTCGTGATCGTGGGATGTGGACCTTTGCCGTTGCCTCAAAGCCCGAACCGGTTTCATAAACGCAGGCCCCAGTCTGTCCCATACCCGAACGCACTCATAGTTTTAGAAATATTCGGTCCCACCCCCGTCTACCGGGGGTCCGGACCTAATTCAGGAGGAATGAATGTCAGACGTTAACGAAACGCAGCCCTCAACTGAAAACGCTTCCCCCGCGGAAGCCGGTTCCAGGGAGGAAGAGGCCTCTTTCGAGTCTCTCCTGGCTGCGTATGAAGGAAAGACCCAGACCTTTTCGGAAGGGGAGGTCATCAGGGGCAAGGTCATCGCCGTGACCGGAAGCAGCGTCATCGTCGATGTCGGGTTCAAGTCCGAGGGCATCATCCCGGCCGAGCAGTTCCTGAACGAGCGCGGCGAGGTGGCGGTCCAGACGGGGGACGTCGTCGACGTTTTCCTCGAGCAGACCGAGGACTCCCGCGGCCACGTCGTGCTGTCGCGCGAAAAGGCCGAGCGGATGAAGATCTGGGACGAGATCGAGCGCGCCTACCGCGAGGGGAGCGTCGTCAAGGGACGCGTGATCGAACGGATCAAGGGCGGGCTGGCGGTGGATATCGGCGTCCGCGCCTTCCTCCCCGGTTCGCAGATCGACGTGCGCCCCGTGCGCAACCTCGACAGCCTCCGGGGCGAAGAGTTCGAGATGCGGGTGATCAAGGTCAACAAGAAGCGGGGGAACATCGTGCTGTCCCGCAAGGCCGTCCTCGAGGAATCGATGAAGGAGGAAAAGGCCAAGACCCTGGAGATCCTTGAAAACGGCAAGATCATGGACGGGGTGGTCAAGAACATCACCGACTACGGCGCCTTCATCGACCTGGGGGGCGTGGACGGTCTGCTCCATATCACCGACATGTCGTGGGGCCGCGTCAACCACCCCTCCGAGCTCTTCAACGTGGGGGACAAGGTCCAGGTCAAGGTGATCAAGTTCACCCGCGAGGACGGCCGCGTGTCGCTCGGCTACAAGCAGCTGTCCGAAGACCCCTGGATGGCGGCCGACATGCGCTACCCCAAGAACATGCGCGTGACCGGCAAGGTCGTCAGCCTGACCGACTACGGCGCCTTCATCGAGCTGGAACCGGGGGTGGAGGGGCTGATCCACATCTCGGAAATGACCTGGAACAAGAGGGTGAAGCACCCCTCCAAGATCCTCAACGTGGGGGACCCGGTCGAGGCCGTGGTGCTGGACATCGACGTGGAATCCCGCCGTATCTCCCTGGGGCTGAAGCAGACCGAGCCGAACCCCTGGGACGTGATCGAGACCCGTTACGCCCCGGGGACCGTCATCACCGGAAAGGTGCGCAACATCACCGATTTCGGCGCCTTCATCGAGGTGGAGGAGGGGATCGACGGCCTGGTGCACGTCTCGGACATCTCCTGGACCAAGCGGGTCAAGCACCCCTCGGAGGTGCTGAAAAAGGGGGATGACGTCCAGGCGGTGATCCTC
This window encodes:
- a CDS encoding BamA/TamA family outer membrane protein, which translates into the protein MKLRPPAAVLCALILGAPILAPAALGAPGRDAPAQTRAGEIAAEREVKARALRPETVSRIEDIALQFKERKVLERLAAGYNGLRFQMGGLATGSGFAAGPRFSRRDLADGRLRVEASASLSTHLWQKYQASVAAPRLAGGRLVVEAEAIRRDYRALEFYGLGARASRGDRTAYRLRDTSLELRAGWRPARRFRLGGSLGALWPDIGPGEGDDIGGGEDIRSIEEVFGEASAPGLDRQPDYFLSSVFGQFDYRDDPEGPKAGGNYVTEYTWHRDRSLGAYGFGRWDVDVQQYLPFFNRSRRFALRARATLTNPGDGQRVPFYLQPSLGGSDDLRGFRPYRFTGPNAIVYNAEYRWEIFSGLDGALFFDAGKTMPSWGHWGLSGLRTSGGIGFRFNARNRTFTRIDIGVSEEGAVVWLKFNDAFLPRLFGAGTRQPLY
- a CDS encoding 30S ribosomal protein S1, coding for MSDVNETQPSTENASPAEAGSREEEASFESLLAAYEGKTQTFSEGEVIRGKVIAVTGSSVIVDVGFKSEGIIPAEQFLNERGEVAVQTGDVVDVFLEQTEDSRGHVVLSREKAERMKIWDEIERAYREGSVVKGRVIERIKGGLAVDIGVRAFLPGSQIDVRPVRNLDSLRGEEFEMRVIKVNKKRGNIVLSRKAVLEESMKEEKAKTLEILENGKIMDGVVKNITDYGAFIDLGGVDGLLHITDMSWGRVNHPSELFNVGDKVQVKVIKFTREDGRVSLGYKQLSEDPWMAADMRYPKNMRVTGKVVSLTDYGAFIELEPGVEGLIHISEMTWNKRVKHPSKILNVGDPVEAVVLDIDVESRRISLGLKQTEPNPWDVIETRYAPGTVITGKVRNITDFGAFIEVEEGIDGLVHVSDISWTKRVKHPSEVLKKGDDVQAVILSIDAPNQKLSLGIKQLEPDHWEDWFARHKVGDPVQGRVVRMTNFGAFVELEEGIEGLCHVSELDEKHVEKPTEFLNIGQEIEMRVIKLNLQEKKIGLSLKAMKEDEPRVEFSSYMASADSGNASMGERLGEQLQRFRKTEPEAEPETEPETE